Proteins found in one Lutimonas zeaxanthinifaciens genomic segment:
- a CDS encoding adenine-specific methyltransferase EcoRI family protein, which translates to MANKSLGTAKKAKNDEYYTQLADIEKELRHYVDKLRGKVIFCNCDDPYESNFFKYFAMNFNHLGIKKLIATSYDPSPIAGSHLSLSDVEPPLKKGLDKDTKHAYKVEITEVRDYDGDGSIDLSDVEYLLKHDGNSLKLLEKNGDFRSKESIELLNQADVVITNPPFSMLREYIAQLIEYEKEFIIIGSLHSLHYKEIFDLIKTNKLWLGYKPTGTDMLFNVPEDFARELVTTKKEGSGYKIINGIVMGRAAVIWYTNLDIKKRHDILDFYKKYTPEEYPKYDNLDAIEVGKVVEIPEDYYGLMGVPDSFLDKFNPDQFELIGLPTGNSGKEIGVTKNYRGRTDISLTRDGQTKCPYSRIIIKRKQNI; encoded by the coding sequence ATGGCCAATAAAAGCTTAGGCACCGCAAAAAAAGCAAAGAATGACGAGTATTACACTCAATTAGCAGACATCGAAAAAGAATTACGTCATTATGTTGATAAACTTCGTGGAAAGGTAATTTTTTGTAATTGTGATGACCCTTATGAGAGTAATTTTTTCAAGTATTTTGCAATGAACTTCAATCATTTGGGCATAAAGAAATTGATTGCAACAAGTTATGATCCAAGCCCGATTGCAGGTTCTCATCTATCACTTTCTGATGTTGAGCCACCTCTCAAAAAAGGGTTGGATAAGGATACAAAACACGCCTATAAGGTTGAAATTACTGAAGTCAGGGATTATGATGGCGACGGTAGTATCGACCTATCAGATGTTGAGTATTTATTGAAACATGATGGAAATTCCTTAAAACTTTTAGAAAAAAATGGTGATTTTCGAAGTAAGGAAAGCATTGAGTTACTGAATCAAGCGGATGTTGTAATAACAAACCCTCCTTTTAGTATGCTTCGTGAGTACATAGCTCAGTTAATTGAATATGAAAAGGAATTTATCATTATTGGTAGTCTTCACTCATTACATTATAAAGAAATATTTGACTTGATAAAGACAAATAAACTTTGGCTAGGTTATAAGCCCACAGGAACGGACATGTTATTCAATGTCCCGGAGGACTTTGCCAGAGAATTGGTAACAACTAAGAAAGAAGGTAGTGGCTACAAGATTATTAATGGTATAGTTATGGGTAGAGCGGCTGTTATATGGTACACAAATTTGGATATAAAAAAAAGACATGATATTCTGGATTTTTACAAAAAATATACTCCTGAAGAATACCCTAAATATGATAATCTTGACGCTATCGAAGTAGGTAAAGTTGTTGAGATTCCGGAAGATTATTATGGTTTAATGGGCGTCCCCGATTCATTCTTGGATAAATTCAATCCTGATCAATTTGAACTAATAGGTTTGCCAACTGGGAATTCTGGTAAGGAAATAGGTGTCACTAAAAATTATAGGGGTAGAACTGACATCTCGTTAACAAGAGATGGTCAAACCAAATGCCCATATTCTAGAATAATTATAAAACGAAAACAAAATATATGA
- a CDS encoding GmrSD restriction endonuclease domain-containing protein, producing MKIDLKPISIRDLIKNYADRAEEGIVGYDGKLNIRPAYQREYVYKNEQRDEVIRTVMRGYPSTSFPLNVMYWAKTDDNKFELIDGQQRTISLCQYAHGEFSIIMDGLPKSFGNLSPEKRDYFLDYELQVYVCEGIPEQRLEWFSIINIAGEPLKPQELLNANYTGPWLSSAKRYFMKSNSVAYSLANKYITIEANQSRGKGLETALKWISSDNVKKYMADHQHDKNADELWFHFKNVIEWVQRNFKDYYSEMKGVNWGKLYDNYKNQYYEPERISEEVQKLDNDPYVTDNKGIFEYVLGGSVDTKLLNIRVFDPITRKTKYKEQTDLAKSTGKSNCPHCAIGHSANKNKIWSFKEMDADHVTAWSKGGATNIENCEMLCKTHNRAKGNR from the coding sequence ATGAAAATTGATCTTAAACCAATTTCTATTCGTGATCTTATAAAGAATTATGCTGATCGAGCTGAGGAAGGTATTGTAGGATATGATGGGAAATTGAATATTCGGCCTGCCTATCAAAGAGAGTATGTCTACAAAAATGAACAGCGTGATGAAGTGATTCGAACGGTTATGAGGGGATACCCAAGCACCTCTTTTCCCCTTAATGTGATGTATTGGGCAAAGACTGATGATAATAAGTTCGAGTTAATAGATGGTCAACAGCGGACTATAAGTTTATGTCAATATGCCCATGGTGAATTCTCAATTATAATGGATGGATTACCTAAAAGTTTTGGTAATCTGTCGCCAGAAAAAAGGGATTACTTTTTAGATTATGAATTGCAGGTTTATGTCTGCGAGGGAATACCTGAACAAAGATTAGAATGGTTTTCAATTATTAACATAGCTGGAGAACCGTTAAAACCACAAGAATTACTAAATGCTAATTATACTGGCCCATGGTTAAGTAGTGCTAAACGATACTTTATGAAAAGTAATTCCGTAGCCTATAGTTTAGCAAATAAATACATAACAATTGAGGCTAACCAAAGCAGGGGAAAAGGATTAGAAACAGCATTAAAATGGATATCCAGCGATAATGTTAAAAAATATATGGCAGACCATCAGCATGATAAAAATGCTGATGAACTTTGGTTTCATTTTAAAAACGTAATTGAATGGGTTCAGCGTAATTTTAAAGATTATTACAGTGAGATGAAAGGTGTCAACTGGGGCAAATTGTATGATAATTATAAAAATCAATATTACGAACCTGAAAGGATATCTGAAGAGGTACAGAAGCTTGATAACGATCCGTATGTAACTGATAATAAAGGAATTTTTGAGTATGTTCTTGGTGGTTCTGTGGATACGAAATTGCTTAATATAAGAGTTTTTGATCCCATAACTAGAAAAACAAAGTATAAAGAACAAACTGATTTAGCAAAATCCACAGGTAAGTCAAATTGTCCACACTGCGCGATAGGCCATAGCGCTAATAAAAACAAAATATGGAGTTTTAAAGAAATGGATGCTGACCACGTCACTGCATGGAGCAAAGGTGGAGCAACTAATATTGAAAATTGTGAAATGTTATGTAAAACACATAATAGAGCAAAAGGAAATCGATAA
- a CDS encoding proline iminopeptidase-family hydrolase, protein MKNTRYFIYTVIGLISIFILGCQPNSKLTQGEGFIDVTGGKVWYKIVGEGDNTPLLLLHGGPGFTSYYLNPMADLAKDRPVIFFDQLGCGRSDREIDTTLMTVEAYVEQVEQLRKTLGLKEFYLYGHSWGTMLGIDYYLSYPDHVKAMIFASPALSVSKWSKDADVLVSTLPDSIQTDIKTSVENNTFDTPSYEHAITVFYQRYVARKLPWDANMDSTFAGANLNVYNYMWGPSEFTATGTLKNYERADKLPEIKVPTLYVCGEYDEARPETVQYFQSLTPGSKMAVIEDAAHVTMHDNPEQNNMVIEGFLKGLKE, encoded by the coding sequence ATGAAAAACACAAGATATTTCATATACACCGTTATTGGACTCATTTCAATTTTTATACTGGGATGCCAGCCAAACAGCAAATTAACTCAAGGAGAAGGATTTATCGATGTTACGGGCGGAAAAGTCTGGTATAAGATTGTTGGTGAGGGAGACAATACACCCCTTTTACTCTTGCATGGAGGGCCGGGTTTTACCAGTTACTATCTGAATCCGATGGCTGACCTGGCTAAGGATCGACCGGTTATATTTTTTGATCAGTTAGGTTGCGGAAGGTCGGATCGGGAAATTGATACCACGTTGATGACTGTTGAGGCCTATGTTGAGCAAGTCGAGCAGCTCAGGAAAACGCTTGGCTTAAAGGAGTTTTATCTTTACGGCCATTCATGGGGTACCATGCTTGGTATAGACTATTATCTTAGCTACCCTGATCATGTAAAAGCCATGATTTTTGCGAGTCCGGCCTTAAGTGTTTCTAAATGGTCCAAAGACGCTGATGTATTAGTTTCAACACTTCCTGACTCGATCCAAACCGATATAAAAACCAGCGTTGAAAATAACACCTTCGATACCCCATCCTATGAACATGCCATTACTGTTTTTTATCAACGTTATGTAGCGCGAAAATTACCCTGGGATGCCAATATGGACAGCACCTTTGCGGGGGCTAATTTGAATGTCTATAATTATATGTGGGGGCCAAGCGAGTTTACTGCAACAGGAACCTTGAAGAATTACGAGCGTGCTGACAAACTCCCTGAGATCAAGGTCCCAACCTTGTATGTTTGCGGAGAATATGACGAGGCCCGTCCTGAAACGGTCCAATATTTTCAAAGCCTGACTCCGGGTTCTAAAATGGCTGTTATTGAAGATGCGGCTCATGTGACGATGCATGATAATCCGGAGCAGAACAATATGGTTATTGAGGGTTTTTTAAAGGGATTGAAGGAATGA
- a CDS encoding DUF6090 family protein, producing the protein MADDNRPLKYARYAIGEIILVVIGILIALQINNWNEEQKTRVIEIKTLKEIRANLLLDLFELNADIAVMDSITHSGTAVLNYLNNNDKPSATFKYHVHVSRLNPHFDAVQGGYSLLQSKGLDIISNDSLRGAISKLYELSYPYYAKYETERIMKVTNIILPKYTEYFSFIWNGRETFYSGTSEISEEEFFAMKNDITFINVLNLALNENEGVKDRAHRTAGNIQDLIDFIDAELDGK; encoded by the coding sequence ATGGCTGATGACAACCGTCCTTTAAAATATGCCCGCTACGCGATTGGTGAAATCATCCTTGTAGTGATCGGGATCTTGATTGCGTTGCAGATCAATAACTGGAACGAGGAACAAAAAACCCGTGTTATTGAGATCAAAACCTTAAAAGAAATTCGTGCGAATCTTCTACTCGATTTGTTTGAGCTCAATGCGGACATTGCTGTGATGGATTCCATTACCCATTCAGGAACGGCCGTACTTAACTATTTAAATAACAACGATAAGCCTTCTGCAACATTTAAATACCATGTTCATGTTTCAAGGCTTAATCCTCATTTTGATGCGGTTCAGGGTGGTTATTCACTCCTGCAGTCCAAAGGTCTGGATATCATTTCAAATGACAGTTTAAGAGGTGCTATTTCTAAGCTTTATGAATTGAGTTATCCGTATTATGCCAAGTATGAAACTGAGCGTATTATGAAAGTAACTAATATAATTCTGCCAAAATATACTGAGTACTTTTCTTTTATTTGGAATGGTCGTGAAACTTTTTATAGCGGTACCTCAGAAATATCTGAGGAAGAATTTTTTGCCATGAAAAATGACATCACGTTTATCAACGTCCTCAATTTGGCATTGAATGAGAATGAAGGTGTGAAAGATCGTGCTCATAGAACGGCGGGGAACATTCAGGATTTGATCGATTTTATCGATGCGGAATTGGACGGGAAATAA
- a CDS encoding DUF4174 domain-containing protein encodes MTRHRLFKVSMFLILMGCASFVPINGQNLEKHTWKNRILVFKTTDSALQIYQQQVKEFENSEAELKDRKFVLYRITGADFERIDYTKDALTDSGSISGTSLEKIFNAQEHFEVVLIGLDGGVKLRQTEVLSKEDLYGIVDAMPMRRSELNRKNK; translated from the coding sequence ATGACAAGGCATAGGTTATTTAAGGTAAGTATGTTTTTAATACTCATGGGTTGTGCCTCATTTGTGCCTATAAACGGGCAAAATTTGGAAAAACATACCTGGAAAAACCGGATACTGGTTTTTAAAACCACAGACAGCGCTTTACAAATTTATCAGCAGCAAGTTAAAGAATTTGAAAATTCCGAGGCTGAACTCAAGGACCGTAAATTTGTATTGTACAGAATAACCGGTGCTGATTTTGAAAGGATCGATTATACCAAAGACGCGTTGACCGATTCTGGCAGCATATCCGGAACATCCCTGGAGAAGATCTTCAATGCCCAAGAACATTTTGAAGTTGTTCTAATTGGACTTGATGGAGGGGTAAAACTTAGACAAACGGAAGTCCTAAGCAAAGAAGATCTTTATGGTATTGTAGATGCCATGCCCATGAGACGATCTGAATTAAACAGGAAAAATAAATAA
- a CDS encoding DUF3817 domain-containing protein — protein sequence MKLSTTLGQLRILAILEGISYLLLFPTVILKYGYEMGMPNKIVGSIHGLLFILYSVWVGYYALKKNWDLKKTLICLAASLFPFATFIVDQRILKKEEEGDDSMDISENLP from the coding sequence ATGAAATTAAGCACAACACTAGGCCAATTACGAATCCTGGCGATTCTGGAAGGGATATCTTATCTCCTGTTATTTCCTACGGTGATTTTGAAGTATGGTTATGAAATGGGAATGCCCAACAAGATTGTAGGAAGTATCCATGGCCTTTTATTTATCTTATACAGTGTCTGGGTAGGGTATTATGCTTTAAAAAAGAATTGGGACCTCAAGAAAACATTGATCTGCCTGGCGGCCTCCTTATTTCCTTTTGCCACCTTTATTGTGGACCAAAGAATTCTGAAAAAGGAGGAGGAGGGAGATGATTCAATGGACATATCAGAAAATTTGCCTTAG
- a CDS encoding DUF6090 family protein encodes MADDNRPLKYARYAIGEIILVVIGILIALQVNNWNLDRMARIDSRNIHSRLEEDLSNETIVLTERLEYYLMVQEHAKKTVQALTDHPDSLGSDFILNAYQASQSWMYRNVRDTYDEIISTGSIKLIPDPELRKRIGSYYDETDIYMQIWYKKGDYRELARKHIPYEVQKKIQSTCEIWTTVDQQYGRNAIVENCDLHLTEDEITKTIRLLHQNDLMRNQHFLLAANRQVADLELKIGLYRRKLKGNEELLKLMRISQP; translated from the coding sequence ATGGCTGACGATAACCGACCTTTAAAATATGCCCGCTATGCGATAGGTGAAATTATACTGGTCGTTATCGGGATCTTAATTGCCTTGCAGGTTAATAATTGGAACCTGGATCGGATGGCAAGAATTGATTCCAGAAATATTCATAGTCGTTTAGAAGAAGATCTTTCCAACGAAACAATCGTTTTGACAGAAAGATTAGAATATTATTTGATGGTCCAAGAACATGCTAAGAAAACAGTTCAGGCATTAACAGACCATCCCGACTCCTTAGGTTCGGACTTTATTTTAAATGCCTATCAGGCATCTCAAAGTTGGATGTATCGTAACGTACGAGACACTTATGATGAAATAATCTCAACAGGCAGCATCAAACTCATCCCGGATCCTGAATTACGCAAACGAATAGGTAGTTATTACGATGAGACGGATATTTATATGCAAATTTGGTACAAGAAAGGGGATTACAGGGAGTTGGCCAGAAAACATATTCCTTATGAGGTTCAAAAAAAAATCCAGAGCACCTGCGAAATATGGACAACCGTAGATCAACAATACGGCAGGAATGCCATTGTAGAGAATTGTGACCTTCATCTCACAGAAGATGAAATTACAAAAACGATTCGATTACTCCATCAGAACGATCTCATGCGGAATCAGCATTTTTTACTTGCTGCAAATCGACAGGTTGCCGATTTAGAACTTAAAATTGGCCTGTATAGAAGAAAACTAAAAGGAAACGAGGAGTTATTAAAACTCATGCGAATAAGCCAACCCTAA
- a CDS encoding DUF6090 family protein, whose product MIPFFRKLRKKMADDNRPLKYARYAIGEIILVVIGILIALQINTWNEERKSKKATLVYMDRLIDDLKSDTIMLSDHIQAALLKNQFCKTIRNVVDQNEIIQDSNDFVIKLQGVGRALRPSVSTNTIEDLKSTGNLKLVKELEITNSIRNYYNFSPEWWFEEYTDQLVNGYLPIVVDAIPMHIHEDILSGENILLTPTAGYVGRKISSVDADDLETILNHLRENEEFDFQLKRITRSHLVHVRLLSGLKKNAVSLLKDLEDWKQLQN is encoded by the coding sequence ATGATTCCTTTCTTTAGAAAACTCAGAAAAAAAATGGCTGACGACAACCGACCCTTAAAGTATGCCCGATATGCGATTGGTGAGATCATTTTAGTAGTGATAGGAATATTGATTGCCTTACAGATTAATACCTGGAACGAGGAGCGAAAGAGCAAAAAGGCTACATTGGTCTACATGGATAGATTGATCGATGATCTGAAATCAGATACCATCATGCTTTCAGATCACATACAGGCGGCCTTACTAAAGAATCAGTTTTGCAAAACGATCAGAAACGTTGTGGATCAAAATGAAATCATTCAAGATAGCAATGACTTTGTGATCAAATTACAAGGGGTTGGAAGAGCCCTTAGACCATCGGTGAGTACGAATACCATTGAAGATTTAAAAAGTACCGGAAACCTGAAGCTGGTCAAGGAACTGGAGATAACAAACTCTATCAGAAACTACTATAATTTTAGCCCTGAATGGTGGTTTGAAGAATACACCGATCAGTTGGTGAACGGATATCTGCCGATTGTGGTAGACGCTATCCCAATGCATATTCATGAAGATATATTAAGTGGAGAGAACATCTTGCTAACCCCCACCGCCGGGTATGTTGGTCGCAAAATTTCCAGTGTAGATGCAGACGACCTTGAAACCATTTTAAATCATTTACGTGAAAACGAGGAATTTGATTTTCAGTTAAAGCGCATCACCCGATCACACCTGGTCCATGTACGATTGTTGAGTGGATTAAAGAAAAATGCGGTCTCCCTTTTGAAAGACCTGGAGGATTGGAAACAGTTACAAAATTAA
- a CDS encoding DUF6090 family protein has translation MADDNRPLKYARYAIGEIILVVIGILIALQINTWNEERKAQKKACFYLIDLKESLLNTKVELKRVIDKSRLSYMASDTLDRILFHKYEIPDFTLDTIIQGTYGYTIYSPHSGVINEIMNSGELELFKNNFIRKTVASWDSRLNNIAKFESDGRLSFLDYTDLMLNYIDQSNIERNKPVIIEAKREEFFNDHKVLNLNFPKMRMQRILNDLYIKEMILIDSLESEINKELQKCNK, from the coding sequence ATGGCTGACGACAATCGACCTTTAAAATATGCCCGATATGCGATTGGTGAGATCATTTTAGTAGTGATAGGAATATTGATTGCCTTACAAATCAATACCTGGAACGAAGAGCGTAAAGCTCAAAAAAAAGCATGCTTTTACCTCATTGATTTAAAAGAGAGTTTACTAAACACAAAGGTTGAATTAAAACGAGTTATAGATAAAAGTCGATTGAGCTATATGGCCTCTGACACCTTGGACAGAATTTTGTTTCACAAATACGAAATTCCTGATTTTACTCTGGATACAATTATTCAAGGAACTTATGGTTATACCATTTATAGTCCTCACAGCGGAGTAATCAATGAGATTATGAATTCAGGGGAACTTGAATTATTTAAAAATAATTTTATTCGAAAGACGGTTGCCTCCTGGGATTCAAGACTCAACAATATTGCAAAATTTGAATCTGATGGAAGACTGTCTTTTTTAGATTATACAGATTTGATGTTGAACTACATTGATCAATCAAATATTGAGCGGAATAAACCTGTTATTATCGAGGCCAAACGCGAAGAATTCTTCAATGACCATAAGGTATTGAATTTAAATTTTCCAAAAATGAGGATGCAAAGAATTCTAAATGATCTCTATATCAAAGAGATGATCCTGATTGATTCTTTGGAGTCTGAAATTAACAAGGAGCTTCAAAAATGTAACAAATGA
- a CDS encoding tetratricopeptide repeat protein produces the protein MNFKKFFAELKRRKVYNVAVTYAVVSWIISQIVTQLTSTFEAPLWVAKMMTVILIAGFPVAIILAWAFEMSPEGMVRTTSDAAKTNPYPPGKKKPLTGKLFIGILVLIIIGQFAFYKFNQNESHADKNEEVSIAVLPLKYQSQDLEKEYLANGAGDAIRVHLSKIKGLRVTPRISVEQYRGTTKTARVIGDELNVAYLLEGSFFMVDNKVLLSVNLISTEEGVQVASKEYNRDYNEIIQVQSEVAKTVAKEISVEISPEAMERIETIPTENSMAYDHFLRGNEFYFKANSLEQKNKEWMQLLDEATVSYNQAIKTDPSFAEAYIGLARVDYKRNLDAAILEDSYLDNVILMANKALELDPNLADAYSVRGLYHTRVYKPHLAVSDSKRALEIDPNNIESMYNLSFVYRNFDLNFRESLETLQKIEVLVHSQEELWRLYGEFAEFYVQLDDVEKEEYHLKKQQDLKPGDIVNFWFTYARTKRMKECIDYIDTHQKEINQYRVSSLAGCYYFGGDYQNAIRYYDAMEQLLQEENFNYAVVIRDSHRFGHTLIETGNNEKGMEMMRRQIQINKRLIELNRPDYGLIYDLVGIYSFLGQKEEALRWMDLFNEGEGWLKYGSVYSLVQIDPLFDSVREDPVFINWVETGGKKLEKARREINTYLEKENN, from the coding sequence ATGAATTTTAAAAAGTTCTTTGCCGAACTCAAGCGACGCAAGGTCTACAATGTTGCCGTTACCTATGCTGTTGTTTCCTGGATCATTTCTCAAATTGTGACCCAGCTTACGTCAACTTTTGAAGCCCCGTTGTGGGTAGCAAAAATGATGACCGTGATTTTGATTGCAGGTTTTCCTGTTGCCATTATCCTGGCCTGGGCCTTTGAAATGTCTCCGGAAGGAATGGTAAGGACCACCTCAGATGCAGCAAAGACCAATCCATATCCACCCGGTAAGAAAAAACCTTTGACGGGAAAATTGTTTATCGGGATCCTGGTCCTGATCATCATTGGCCAGTTTGCTTTTTATAAATTCAATCAGAATGAAAGTCATGCTGATAAAAATGAAGAAGTTTCAATTGCAGTCTTACCCCTTAAATATCAGAGCCAGGACCTGGAAAAGGAATATCTGGCCAATGGTGCAGGCGATGCAATAAGAGTTCATTTGTCAAAAATTAAAGGGTTGAGGGTAACTCCCAGAATTTCCGTGGAGCAATATCGCGGTACAACAAAAACAGCCAGGGTTATTGGTGATGAATTAAACGTTGCTTACCTGCTTGAAGGAAGCTTTTTTATGGTTGATAACAAAGTTCTCTTAAGTGTTAATTTGATCTCAACGGAAGAAGGAGTCCAGGTTGCTTCAAAAGAATACAATAGAGATTACAACGAAATAATTCAAGTGCAGAGTGAGGTTGCCAAAACAGTTGCCAAGGAAATAAGCGTAGAGATCAGCCCTGAAGCAATGGAAAGGATTGAAACAATTCCGACAGAAAACTCAATGGCTTATGATCATTTTTTAAGAGGAAATGAATTTTATTTCAAAGCAAACAGCTTGGAACAAAAAAACAAGGAATGGATGCAGCTGCTTGATGAGGCTACGGTATCATACAACCAGGCGATTAAGACTGACCCTTCTTTTGCTGAAGCCTATATAGGTTTGGCCAGAGTGGATTACAAAAGGAATTTGGACGCAGCTATTCTTGAAGATTCTTATCTTGATAATGTAATATTAATGGCCAATAAGGCATTAGAGCTTGACCCCAACCTAGCGGATGCATATAGCGTGAGAGGATTGTATCATACAAGAGTTTATAAACCACATCTGGCTGTTTCAGATAGTAAAAGAGCCTTGGAAATAGATCCGAATAATATCGAGTCTATGTACAATTTATCCTTTGTGTATAGGAATTTTGACTTGAATTTTAGAGAATCGCTTGAGACTCTTCAAAAAATTGAAGTGCTGGTCCATTCTCAGGAGGAACTATGGAGACTCTATGGAGAGTTTGCAGAATTTTATGTTCAATTGGATGATGTTGAAAAGGAGGAGTATCATTTGAAAAAGCAGCAGGATCTAAAACCTGGTGACATTGTGAATTTCTGGTTTACATATGCCCGTACAAAAAGGATGAAAGAATGCATTGATTACATTGATACGCATCAAAAGGAGATCAACCAATACAGGGTTTCTTCGCTGGCAGGTTGCTATTATTTTGGCGGAGATTATCAGAATGCCATCCGGTATTATGATGCAATGGAGCAATTGTTACAGGAAGAAAATTTTAATTATGCAGTTGTGATCAGAGATTCTCACAGATTTGGGCACACCTTAATTGAAACTGGTAATAATGAGAAGGGAATGGAGATGATGCGAAGACAGATCCAAATCAATAAGAGACTTATAGAACTAAATCGTCCTGATTATGGACTTATATATGATTTGGTAGGTATTTATTCTTTTTTGGGACAAAAAGAAGAGGCATTGAGATGGATGGATCTTTTTAATGAAGGCGAAGGCTGGTTAAAATATGGGTCCGTCTATTCTTTGGTGCAAATCGATCCGTTATTTGATAGTGTAAGAGAGGACCCTGTCTTTATCAATTGGGTGGAAACCGGAGGTAAAAAGTTGGAGAAAGCAAGGCGAGAAATAAATACTTATTTGGAAAAAGAAAATAACTAA
- a CDS encoding DUF3500 domain-containing protein: MKNNKRTLSLILLISLLVAAFRYTKDSPVSDFLKSLDQEQLEKAQLPFDDLSREVWHFLPGKMWPRKGILLKDLNPKQKELAFRLLHDHLSEAGYQKIMNIIDLENVLIEMGQDKDFRDPDRYFVAIYGDPLQDDLWAWSFEGHHLSLNFTITNKKVSMTPRFLGANPATIPIGKKKGQRALKAEEDLAFELINSFDTNQRIKAIFSTRPYFEIVTSNAMEIGPLRPVGIAFAELNEQQQKHLLALINEYLSAMPVDIAKRRMKEIEKENLYDIRFGWAGATEPGQGHYYRIQGQSFLIEFDNTINNANHIHTVWRDFDGDFGKDIIREHYLESSH; encoded by the coding sequence ATGAAAAATAACAAACGAACTCTTAGCTTGATACTTCTAATTTCTTTACTTGTAGCAGCATTTAGATACACGAAAGATTCTCCTGTATCGGATTTTCTAAAATCTCTGGATCAGGAGCAACTTGAAAAAGCCCAATTGCCTTTTGATGACCTCAGTAGGGAGGTATGGCATTTCCTTCCGGGTAAGATGTGGCCCAGAAAAGGGATTCTGCTTAAGGATTTGAATCCCAAACAGAAAGAACTCGCCTTCAGACTCCTGCATGATCATTTAAGTGAGGCAGGCTATCAAAAGATCATGAATATCATAGACCTGGAAAATGTACTGATTGAGATGGGTCAGGATAAGGATTTCAGGGATCCGGACAGGTATTTTGTTGCCATTTATGGAGACCCTTTGCAAGATGATCTATGGGCCTGGTCGTTTGAAGGACATCACTTGTCACTTAATTTTACGATCACGAACAAAAAGGTAAGCATGACGCCACGTTTTCTGGGAGCCAATCCGGCTACAATACCCATTGGAAAGAAAAAAGGTCAACGGGCTTTGAAGGCAGAAGAAGACCTGGCTTTTGAATTGATTAATTCGTTCGACACCAACCAGAGGATCAAAGCTATTTTTAGTACACGCCCTTATTTTGAAATCGTCACCTCCAATGCTATGGAAATTGGGCCTTTACGCCCCGTAGGAATTGCATTTGCCGAATTGAATGAGCAGCAGCAAAAACATTTATTGGCCCTGATCAATGAATACTTGTCTGCCATGCCCGTGGATATTGCGAAACGACGCATGAAGGAAATTGAAAAGGAAAATTTATATGATATAAGATTTGGCTGGGCAGGCGCCACAGAACCGGGACAAGGTCATTATTACAGGATCCAGGGCCAGTCTTTTTTAATTGAATTTGATAATACGATCAACAATGCCAATCATATTCATACCGTCTGGCGTGATTTTGACGGAGATTTTGGCAAGGATATCATCAGGGAACACTATCTGGAATCGAGTCATTAG